The following proteins come from a genomic window of Erpetoichthys calabaricus chromosome 18, fErpCal1.3, whole genome shotgun sequence:
- the nprl2 gene encoding GATOR complex protein NPRL2 isoform X1, giving the protein MASSRIECIFFSEFHPTLGPKITYQVPEEYISRELFDTVQVYIITKPELQNKLITVTAMDKKLIGCPVCIEHKKYSRNALLFNLGFVCDAQAKTCTLEPIVKKLSRYLTTLELESGFISNEDSKAKLVPIMSILLEELNAKGECTLPIDESNTIHLKLIEQRRDPHIVQEYDVPVFTEDKEEFVKFQWDLTTQQILPYIDGFRHIQKISAEADVELNLVRIAVQNLLYYGVVTLVSIFQYSNVYCPMPKVHNLMGDKTLQEECLAYVTKTGQKRASLRDVFQLYCGLSPGTTVRDLCCRYSQQLQRVDERKLIQFGLMKGLIRRLQKYPIKVVHDERSRPPRLYTGCHSYDEICCKTGMSYRELDERLENDPNIIVCWK; this is encoded by the exons ATGGCAAGCAGTCGCATAGAGTGCATCTTCTTCAGTGAGTTTCACCCAACCTTGGGTCCCAAAATAACTTACCAG GTACCTGAAGAGTACATCTCCCGTGAACTCTTTGACACCGTCCAAGTCTACATCATTACGAAGCCTGAGCTTCAGAACAAGCTGATTACAGT AACTGCCATGGACAAGAAACTCATTGGATGCCCCGTCTGCATTGAGCACAAGAAGTACAGCCGCAATGCTCTGCTTTTCAACTTGGGCTTTGTGTGTGATGCACAAGCCAAAACCTGCACCCTGGAACCCATTGTCAAGAAACTATCCAGATACTTGACTACACTTGAG CTGGAGAGTGGATTCATTTCCAATGAAGATAGCAAAGCTAAACTGGTTCCCATCATGTCCATTCTTTTAGAGGAGCTAAATGCTAAGGGAGAGTGCACACTGCCTATTG ACGAGTCTAATACAATCCATTTGAAGCTGATTGAGCAGCGAAGGGATCCCCATATTGTCCAGGAGTATGATGTGCCTGTATTCACTGAAGACAAAGAGGAATTTGTCAAGTTTCAGTGGGACCTCACCACACAGCAG ATCCTTCCATACATTGACGGATTCAGGCATATTCAGAAGATTTCAGCAGAAGCAGACGTAGAACTGAACTTGGTACGGATAGCTGTGCAAAATCTGCT ATACTATGGGGTTGTGACTCTAGTGTCAATATTTCAG TATTCCAATGTCTACTGTCCTATGCCAAAAGTTCATAACCTGATGGGTGACAAAACATTGCAGGAAGAGTGTCTAGCATATGTCACAAAGACAG GTCAAAAGCGTGCTAGTCTACGGGATGTATTCCAGCTCTACTGTGGACTAAGCCCTGGCACAACTGTCAGAGACCTCTGCTGCAGATACTCTCAGCAGCTGCAAAGAGTGGATGAAAG GAAGCTGATTCAGTTTGGACTGATGAAGGGGCTGATCCGCCGGTTACAGAAGTACCCAATCAAGGTGGTCCATGATGAGAGGAGCCGCCCACCGCGACTTTATACTGGTTGTCATAGCTATGATGAGATCTGCTGTAAGACGG GAATGAGCTACCGAGAGTTGGATGAACGATTGGAAAATGATCCCAATATCATTGTGTGCTGGAAATGA
- the nprl2 gene encoding GATOR complex protein NPRL2 isoform X2 has product MDKKLIGCPVCIEHKKYSRNALLFNLGFVCDAQAKTCTLEPIVKKLSRYLTTLELESGFISNEDSKAKLVPIMSILLEELNAKGECTLPIDESNTIHLKLIEQRRDPHIVQEYDVPVFTEDKEEFVKFQWDLTTQQILPYIDGFRHIQKISAEADVELNLVRIAVQNLLYYGVVTLVSIFQYSNVYCPMPKVHNLMGDKTLQEECLAYVTKTGQKRASLRDVFQLYCGLSPGTTVRDLCCRYSQQLQRVDERKLIQFGLMKGLIRRLQKYPIKVVHDERSRPPRLYTGCHSYDEICCKTGMSYRELDERLENDPNIIVCWK; this is encoded by the exons ATGGACAAGAAACTCATTGGATGCCCCGTCTGCATTGAGCACAAGAAGTACAGCCGCAATGCTCTGCTTTTCAACTTGGGCTTTGTGTGTGATGCACAAGCCAAAACCTGCACCCTGGAACCCATTGTCAAGAAACTATCCAGATACTTGACTACACTTGAG CTGGAGAGTGGATTCATTTCCAATGAAGATAGCAAAGCTAAACTGGTTCCCATCATGTCCATTCTTTTAGAGGAGCTAAATGCTAAGGGAGAGTGCACACTGCCTATTG ACGAGTCTAATACAATCCATTTGAAGCTGATTGAGCAGCGAAGGGATCCCCATATTGTCCAGGAGTATGATGTGCCTGTATTCACTGAAGACAAAGAGGAATTTGTCAAGTTTCAGTGGGACCTCACCACACAGCAG ATCCTTCCATACATTGACGGATTCAGGCATATTCAGAAGATTTCAGCAGAAGCAGACGTAGAACTGAACTTGGTACGGATAGCTGTGCAAAATCTGCT ATACTATGGGGTTGTGACTCTAGTGTCAATATTTCAG TATTCCAATGTCTACTGTCCTATGCCAAAAGTTCATAACCTGATGGGTGACAAAACATTGCAGGAAGAGTGTCTAGCATATGTCACAAAGACAG GTCAAAAGCGTGCTAGTCTACGGGATGTATTCCAGCTCTACTGTGGACTAAGCCCTGGCACAACTGTCAGAGACCTCTGCTGCAGATACTCTCAGCAGCTGCAAAGAGTGGATGAAAG GAAGCTGATTCAGTTTGGACTGATGAAGGGGCTGATCCGCCGGTTACAGAAGTACCCAATCAAGGTGGTCCATGATGAGAGGAGCCGCCCACCGCGACTTTATACTGGTTGTCATAGCTATGATGAGATCTGCTGTAAGACGG GAATGAGCTACCGAGAGTTGGATGAACGATTGGAAAATGATCCCAATATCATTGTGTGCTGGAAATGA
- the LOC114668764 gene encoding transmembrane reductase CYB561D2, giving the protein MKGLESESRVYSILRRVSGVIAHALCLVFTVFIAVLARPGTSLFSWHPFLMTLSFSLFMTEAVLIFSPDSSPIQKFSHKMKGRYHWILQALAVSCGSLGWAAIFYNKQLNQKPHFATWHGLIGLLTILYAVMQSLGGISLLYPKLADGWSLAKLKRYHSTSGLVCYLLGCTSLLLGMSSLWFTTAVHSLGWYAATLCPVLCGLVIMNQVSSIYVTRKQTRP; this is encoded by the exons atgaaaggCCTGGAATCTGAATCCCGTGTCTATAGTATACTACGGAGAGTGTCTGGTGTGATAGCCCACGCTCTCTGCCTGGTATTCACTGTGTTCATTGCTGTTTTGGCCCGACCTGGGACAA GTTTATTTTCTTGGCATCCATTCCTAATGACCCTCTCG ttttCCTTGTTCATGACTGAAGCTGTCCTCATCTTCTCCCCTGATAGTTCTCCAATTCAGAAATTTTCTCACAAGATGAAGGGTCGTTACCACTGGATTCTTCAGGCTCTGGCTGTCTCCTGTGGCTCACTGGGATGGGCTGCTATTTTCTACAACAAGCAACTAAACCAGAAGCCACATTTTGCTACCTGGCATGGCTTGATTGGTTTGTTGACTATCCTTTATGCAGTAATGCAGTCATTGGGGGGAATTTCCCTGTTGTACCCCAAACTGGCAGATGGCTGGTCACTTGCCAAATTAAAGCGTTACCACTCTACATCTGGATTGGTATGCTACCTTTTAGGCTGTACCAGCTTGCTACTGGGTATGTCATCCCTTTGGTTCACAACTGCTGTACACAGCCTTGGCTGGTATGCAGCCACACTGTGTCCGGTTCTCTGTGGTTTGGTTATCATGAATCAAGTAAGTAGCATTTATGTGACAAGGAAGCAGACTCGGCCTTAA